In Gallus gallus isolate bGalGal1 chromosome 8, bGalGal1.mat.broiler.GRCg7b, whole genome shotgun sequence, one DNA window encodes the following:
- the EDEM3 gene encoding ER degradation-enhancing alpha-mannosidase-like protein 3 isoform X1, whose amino-acid sequence MSGAAGCRGGGGERGPRWRRPWKLLALGLLSASSVLAAAPGAGAMSKEEKRRLGNQVLEMFDHAYSNYMDHAYPADELMPLTCRGRVRGQEPSRGDVDDALGKFSLTLIDTLDTLVVLNKTKEFEEAVKKVIKDVNLDNDIVVSVFETNIRVLGGLLGGHSVAIMLKDKGEYMQWYNGELLHMAKELGYKLLPAFNTTSGLPYPRVNLKFGVRHPEARTGTETDTCTACAGTLILEFAALSRFTGTSIFEEYARKALDFIWEKRQRSSNLVGVTINIHTGDWVRKDSGVGAGIDSYYEYLLKAYVLLGDDSFLERFNTHYDAIMKYISQPPLLLDVHIHKPMLNARTWMDSLLAFFPGLQVLKGDIRPAIETHEMLYQVIKKHNFLPEAFTTDFRVHWAQHPLRPEFAESTYFLYKATGDPYYLEVGKTLIENLNKYARVPCGFAAMKDVRTGSHEDRMDSFFLAEMFKYLYLLFADKEDMIFDIEDYIFTTEAHLLPLWLSTTNQTISKKNTTTEYTELDDSNFDWTCPNTQILFPNDPMFAQSIREPLKNVVDKSCPRSISRAEESLGTGPKPPLRARDFMASNPEHLEILKKMGVSLIHLKDGRVQLVQHAVQAASSLDAEDGLRFMQEMIELSSQQQKEQQLPPRAVQIVSHPFFGRVVLTAGPAQFGMDLSKHKSGTRGFVATIKPYNGCSEITNPEAVKEKIALMQRGQCMFAEKARNIQKAGAIGGIVIDDNEGSSSDTAPLFQMAGDGKNTDDITIPMLFLFNKEGNIILDAIREYEAVEVLLSDKAKDRATIFKGKTIPNYIIDSNLEMENMDQKLSENDSHKQNSEEASSASQDVGAVSEEPEEGESSDVSDLDSLPPAQADTDSVSTSDQDSSIPGPGEAGAPEPACTQGDEQPQEQQTETESDSKVNWDNKVQPMESILADWNEDIEAFEMMEKDEL is encoded by the exons ATGAGCGGAGCTGCGGGCTgccggggcggcggcggggagcgggggcCCCGCTGGAGGAGACCGTGGAAGCTCCTGGCCCTTGGCCTCCTCTCCGCCTCCTCCGTGCTGGCGGCCGCCCCGGGCGCCGGGGCCATGAGCAAGGAGGAGAAGCGGCGGCTGGG aaaCCAAGTGCTGGAAATGTTTGACCACGCATATAGCAATTATATG gatcATGCCTATCCAGCTGATGAACTCATGCCTTTAACTTGTCGTGGACGGGTGCGGGGTCAGGAGCCAAGTCGTGGGGACGTGGATGATGCCCTGGGAAA GTTCTCCCTGACCTTGATTGATACCTTGGACACTCTTGTG GTgttaaataaaaccaaagagTTTGAAGAGGCtgtaaaaaaagtaataaaggaTGTTAATTTAGATAATGACATAGTTGTATCTGTCTTTGAAACCAACATAAGAGTCCTTGG TGGTCTCCTTGGTGGGCATTCAGTGGCAATTATGCTGAAAGACAAAGGTGAATACATGCAGTGGTACAACGGCGAACTTCTGCACATGGCCAAGGAGCTGGGCTACAAGCTTTTACCTGCTTTTAACACCACTAGTGGTCTCCCTTACCCAAGA GTTAATTTAAAGTTTGGTGTAAGACATCCAGAAGCACGAACAGGAACAGAGACTGATACCTGCACAGCTTGTGCAGGTACCTTGATCCTTGAGTTTGCAGCTTTAAGCCGATTCACAGGAACATCTATATTTGag GAATACGCGCGGAAAGCACTTGACTTCATTTGGGAAAAGAGGCAGCGCAGCAGCAATTTGGTGGGCGTTACAATTAATATTCACACAGGAGACTGGGTCCGCAAAG ATAGTGGAGTTGGAGCGGGAATAGATTCATAttatgaatatttattaaaagcCTACGTCTTGTTGGGAGATGACAGTTTCCTGGAAAGATTCAACACG CACTATGATGCCATAATGAAATACATTAGCCAACCACCTCTCCTTCTTGATGTTCATATTCATAAACCAATGCTAAATGCTAGGACCTGGATGGATTCTTTGCTAGCTTTCTTCCCAGGATTGCAG GTGTTGAAGGGTGATATTAGACCTGCTATTGAAACTCACGAGATGCTGTATCAAGTTATAAAGAAGCATAACTTTCTTCCTGAG GCTTTCACAACAGACTTCAGAGTTCACTGGGCTCAGCATCCTTTAAGGCCTGAATTTGCTGAGAGCACTTACTTCCTGTATAAG GCTACGGGGGATCCTTACTATCTAGAAGTAGGAAAAACACTCATTGAAAACCTAAACAAGTATGCGAGAGTACCTTGTGGGTTTGCTGCAATGAAGGATGTTCGTACAGGAAGCCATGAAGACAG AATGGACTCTTTCTTTCTGGCTGAGATGTTTAAATATCTTTATCTGCTGTTTGCTGATAAGGAAGACATGATTTTTGACATAGAAGATTATATATTCACTACAGAAGCTCATCTATTGCCACTCTGGCTTTCCACCACAAACCAAACCATCTCTAAAAAGAATACA ACTACAGAATACACAGAGCTGGATGACAGCAACTTTGACTGGACCTGTCCAAATACTCAGATCCTCTTCCCAAATGACCCAATGTTTGCTCAGAGTATTCGTGAACCTTTGAAAAATGTGGTGGATAAGAGCTGTCCTAGGAGTATTTCAAGAGC AGAAGAGAGCTTGGGAACTGGACCAAAACCACCACTGAGAGCCAGAGACTTCATGGCCAGTAATCCCGAGCATTTGGAAATACTGAAGAAGATGGGAGTCAGTTTGATTCATCTTAAAGATGGAAGAGTGCAATTAGTGCAGCATGCAGTGCAA GCAGCAAGTTCACTTGATGCTGAAGATGGTTTACGGTTCATGCAGGAGATGATTGAACTCTCCAGTcagcagcagaaggagcagcagctaCCTCCTCGTGCTGTTCAGATAGTTTCCCACCCATTCTTCGGTAGGGTGGTCTTAACTGCTGGACCAGCACAATTTGGGATGGATTTATCTAAACACAAATCAGGG acAAGAGGATTTGTTGCAACCATTAAGCCGTATAATGGATGCTCAGAGATCACTAATCCTGAggcagtgaaagagaaaattgcCCTGATGCAAAGAGGCCAGTGTATGTTTGCTGAAAAGGCAcgaaacattcaaaaagctggAGCAATAGGAGGCATTGTTATTG ATGACAACGAGGGaagcagcagtgacacagctCCTCTCTTCCAAATGGCTGGAGATGGAAAGAATACAGATGATATCACAATCCCCATGCTCTTCCTCTTCaacaaagaaggaaatattATACTGGATGCAATCAGGGAGTATGAGGCTGTGGAGGTGCTTCTTTCTGACAAAGCAAAAGATAGAG CAACAATCTTTAAAGGTAAAACGATTCCAAACTACATTATTGATAGCA ACTTGGAAATGGAGAATATGGACCAGAAATTATCTGAAAATGATTCACacaaacaaaattcagaagaagCTTCTTCAGCATCTCAGGATGTTGGTGCAGTCAGTGAGGAGCCTGAAGAAGGAGAAAGCTCTGATGTTTCTGACCTTGATTCCTTACCTCCTGCTCAGGCAGACACTGACAGCGTTTCCACTTCAGATCAggattcctccatccctggacctggtgaGGCTGGTGCTCCAGAGCCAGCATGCACACAAGGGGATGAGCAGCCTCAGGAACAGCAGACTGAGACAGAGTCAGACTCCAAAGTTAACTGGGACAATAAAGTTCAACCTATGGAATCCATATTAGCAGACTGGAATGAAGATATAGAAGCATTTGAAATGATGGAAAAGGATGAACTATGA
- the EDEM3 gene encoding ER degradation-enhancing alpha-mannosidase-like protein 3 isoform X2, producing MSGAAGCRGGGGERGPRWRRPWKLLALGLLSASSVLAAAPGAGAMSKEEKRRLGNQVLEMFDHAYSNYMDHAYPADELMPLTCRGRVRGQEPSRGDVDDALGKFSLTLIDTLDTLVVLNKTKEFEEAVKKVIKDVNLDNDIVVSVFETNIRVLGGLLGGHSVAIMLKDKGEYMQWYNGELLHMAKELGYKLLPAFNTTSGLPYPRVNLKFGVRHPEARTGTETDTCTACAGTLILEFAALSRFTGTSIFEEYARKALDFIWEKRQRSSNLVGVTINIHTGDWVRKDSGVGAGIDSYYEYLLKAYVLLGDDSFLERFNTHYDAIMKYISQPPLLLDVHIHKPMLNARTWMDSLLAFFPGLQVLKGDIRPAIETHEMLYQVIKKHNFLPEAFTTDFRVHWAQHPLRPEFAESTYFLYKATGDPYYLEVGKTLIENLNKYARVPCGFAAMKDVRTGSHEDRMDSFFLAEMFKYLYLLFADKEDMIFDIEDYIFTTEAHLLPLWLSTTNQTISKKNTTTEYTELDDSNFDWTCPNTQILFPNDPMFAQSIREPLKNVVDKSCPRSISRAEESLGTGPKPPLRARDFMASNPEHLEILKKMGVSLIHLKDGRVQLVQHAVQAASSLDAEDGLRFMQEMIELSSQQQKEQQLPPRAVQIVSHPFFGRVVLTAGPAQFGMDLSKHKSGTRGFVATIKPYNGCSEITNPEAVKEKIALMQRGQCMFAEKARNIQKAGAIGGIVIDDNEGSSSDTAPLFQMAGDGKNTDDITIPMLFLFNKEGNIILDAIREYEAVEVLLSDKAKDRDLEMENMDQKLSENDSHKQNSEEASSASQDVGAVSEEPEEGESSDVSDLDSLPPAQADTDSVSTSDQDSSIPGPGEAGAPEPACTQGDEQPQEQQTETESDSKVNWDNKVQPMESILADWNEDIEAFEMMEKDEL from the exons ATGAGCGGAGCTGCGGGCTgccggggcggcggcggggagcgggggcCCCGCTGGAGGAGACCGTGGAAGCTCCTGGCCCTTGGCCTCCTCTCCGCCTCCTCCGTGCTGGCGGCCGCCCCGGGCGCCGGGGCCATGAGCAAGGAGGAGAAGCGGCGGCTGGG aaaCCAAGTGCTGGAAATGTTTGACCACGCATATAGCAATTATATG gatcATGCCTATCCAGCTGATGAACTCATGCCTTTAACTTGTCGTGGACGGGTGCGGGGTCAGGAGCCAAGTCGTGGGGACGTGGATGATGCCCTGGGAAA GTTCTCCCTGACCTTGATTGATACCTTGGACACTCTTGTG GTgttaaataaaaccaaagagTTTGAAGAGGCtgtaaaaaaagtaataaaggaTGTTAATTTAGATAATGACATAGTTGTATCTGTCTTTGAAACCAACATAAGAGTCCTTGG TGGTCTCCTTGGTGGGCATTCAGTGGCAATTATGCTGAAAGACAAAGGTGAATACATGCAGTGGTACAACGGCGAACTTCTGCACATGGCCAAGGAGCTGGGCTACAAGCTTTTACCTGCTTTTAACACCACTAGTGGTCTCCCTTACCCAAGA GTTAATTTAAAGTTTGGTGTAAGACATCCAGAAGCACGAACAGGAACAGAGACTGATACCTGCACAGCTTGTGCAGGTACCTTGATCCTTGAGTTTGCAGCTTTAAGCCGATTCACAGGAACATCTATATTTGag GAATACGCGCGGAAAGCACTTGACTTCATTTGGGAAAAGAGGCAGCGCAGCAGCAATTTGGTGGGCGTTACAATTAATATTCACACAGGAGACTGGGTCCGCAAAG ATAGTGGAGTTGGAGCGGGAATAGATTCATAttatgaatatttattaaaagcCTACGTCTTGTTGGGAGATGACAGTTTCCTGGAAAGATTCAACACG CACTATGATGCCATAATGAAATACATTAGCCAACCACCTCTCCTTCTTGATGTTCATATTCATAAACCAATGCTAAATGCTAGGACCTGGATGGATTCTTTGCTAGCTTTCTTCCCAGGATTGCAG GTGTTGAAGGGTGATATTAGACCTGCTATTGAAACTCACGAGATGCTGTATCAAGTTATAAAGAAGCATAACTTTCTTCCTGAG GCTTTCACAACAGACTTCAGAGTTCACTGGGCTCAGCATCCTTTAAGGCCTGAATTTGCTGAGAGCACTTACTTCCTGTATAAG GCTACGGGGGATCCTTACTATCTAGAAGTAGGAAAAACACTCATTGAAAACCTAAACAAGTATGCGAGAGTACCTTGTGGGTTTGCTGCAATGAAGGATGTTCGTACAGGAAGCCATGAAGACAG AATGGACTCTTTCTTTCTGGCTGAGATGTTTAAATATCTTTATCTGCTGTTTGCTGATAAGGAAGACATGATTTTTGACATAGAAGATTATATATTCACTACAGAAGCTCATCTATTGCCACTCTGGCTTTCCACCACAAACCAAACCATCTCTAAAAAGAATACA ACTACAGAATACACAGAGCTGGATGACAGCAACTTTGACTGGACCTGTCCAAATACTCAGATCCTCTTCCCAAATGACCCAATGTTTGCTCAGAGTATTCGTGAACCTTTGAAAAATGTGGTGGATAAGAGCTGTCCTAGGAGTATTTCAAGAGC AGAAGAGAGCTTGGGAACTGGACCAAAACCACCACTGAGAGCCAGAGACTTCATGGCCAGTAATCCCGAGCATTTGGAAATACTGAAGAAGATGGGAGTCAGTTTGATTCATCTTAAAGATGGAAGAGTGCAATTAGTGCAGCATGCAGTGCAA GCAGCAAGTTCACTTGATGCTGAAGATGGTTTACGGTTCATGCAGGAGATGATTGAACTCTCCAGTcagcagcagaaggagcagcagctaCCTCCTCGTGCTGTTCAGATAGTTTCCCACCCATTCTTCGGTAGGGTGGTCTTAACTGCTGGACCAGCACAATTTGGGATGGATTTATCTAAACACAAATCAGGG acAAGAGGATTTGTTGCAACCATTAAGCCGTATAATGGATGCTCAGAGATCACTAATCCTGAggcagtgaaagagaaaattgcCCTGATGCAAAGAGGCCAGTGTATGTTTGCTGAAAAGGCAcgaaacattcaaaaagctggAGCAATAGGAGGCATTGTTATTG ATGACAACGAGGGaagcagcagtgacacagctCCTCTCTTCCAAATGGCTGGAGATGGAAAGAATACAGATGATATCACAATCCCCATGCTCTTCCTCTTCaacaaagaaggaaatattATACTGGATGCAATCAGGGAGTATGAGGCTGTGGAGGTGCTTCTTTCTGACAAAGCAAAAGATAGAG ACTTGGAAATGGAGAATATGGACCAGAAATTATCTGAAAATGATTCACacaaacaaaattcagaagaagCTTCTTCAGCATCTCAGGATGTTGGTGCAGTCAGTGAGGAGCCTGAAGAAGGAGAAAGCTCTGATGTTTCTGACCTTGATTCCTTACCTCCTGCTCAGGCAGACACTGACAGCGTTTCCACTTCAGATCAggattcctccatccctggacctggtgaGGCTGGTGCTCCAGAGCCAGCATGCACACAAGGGGATGAGCAGCCTCAGGAACAGCAGACTGAGACAGAGTCAGACTCCAAAGTTAACTGGGACAATAAAGTTCAACCTATGGAATCCATATTAGCAGACTGGAATGAAGATATAGAAGCATTTGAAATGATGGAAAAGGATGAACTATGA